GGCTCCTCGGGCGTCGCCGGGGGTAACCCCCCGGCCCTCATTGAACGCTGGCGGATCCGGCCGGGACCGCCAATGCGATCCTGGCGTCGCCGGGGGTAACCCCCCGGCCCTCATTGAACGACGAGCTAGAATGGTGTCAGACAGTCAGAGAGAGGAGCGTCGCCGGGGGTAACCCCCCGGCCCTCATTGAACGAAGCCGTGGGGCATCATCTTGATGGAAACCGCTGGGGCGCGTCGCCGGGGGTAACCCCCCGGCCCTCATTGAACGCAGCACCTGCTCGAGCTGTACGGGTCGCACCCCTTGCGTCGCCGGGGGTAACCCCCCGGCCCTCATTGAACGGTTTTACGCCCGTTCACGTACTTGGCGTAAGAAGCGGGCGTCGCCGGGGGTAACCCCCCGGCCCTCATTGAACGCAGATGCACGTCACCGTGGATGTCACGGTGATTCTGGCGTCGCCGGGGGTAACCCCCCGGCCCTCATTGAACGTCGTCGCCGAAGCCAAACAGCGCGTCGAGGCCGCGGCCGCGTCGCCGGGGGTAACCCCCCGGCCCTCATTGAACGCTCTCGGCGATGGGTCAGCCACGCATCCGCCTGCCTCGCGTCGCCGGGGGTAACCCCCCGGCCCTCATTGAACGTCCCTGGCGTCCCTCTCGTCGTTGACGAACCAGACGCGTCGCCGGGGGTAACCCCCCGGCCCTCATTGAACGACGTGCGCCCGTCCTCCGAGTACTGGGCCTTGGCCGCGTCGCCGGGGGTAACCCCCCGGCCCTCATTGAACGCCTACACACCGGGTACCCTACGGGCAAGTCGGGGGGGCGTCGCCGGGGGTAACCCCCCGGCCCTCATTGAACGCGGCCCACATAGCCGACACACACCAGAGAGAGACTGGCGTCGCCGGGGGTAACCCCCCGGCCCTCATTGAACGGTGATGGAGTTCGACTTGCGCCCCTCCCCGTCGGCGGCGTCGCCGGGGGTAACCCCCCGGCCCTCATTGAACGTCGGCCCACGACGCCTCGATGCTGTCGTGGCCGAGCGTCGCCGGGGGTAACCCCCCGGCCCTCATTGAACGGCCGCCCGCTTGACCGCCCACAGAGCCTCATTCACCGAGCGTCGCCGGGGGTAACCCCCCGGCCCTCATTGAACGCCGCAGGCCCGCCACGTAGGCCCGATAGCCTCTCTTGCGTCGCCGGGGGTAACCCCCCGGCCCTCATTGAACGCTCGGAGCCAGACCCGCAACCGCTGTCGACATCAGAGCGTCGCCGGGGGTAACCCCCCGGCCCTCATTGAACGCAGCAGATATTCGAGCCCTCCGTCAACCAGATCAGGCGTCGCCGGGGGTAACCCCCCGGCCCTCATTGAACGCGGCACACCGGCTCCAGACAGAACGTTGAATGTGAAGCGTCGCCGGGGGTAACCCCCCGGCCCTCATTGAACGTTCAACAGAGCAGGCGACCCAAGAACAGAAAAAACAGGCGTCGCCGGGGGTAACCCCCCGGCCCTCATTGAACGTAATCCCGGTCGCGCTGCACGCCCGGGGGAAGCGCAGGCGTCGCCGGGGGTAACCCCCCGGCCCTCATTGAACGGCTGCGAAAGTCGCTGAGTGGTGGCGGACCTGTCGGGCGTCGCCGGGGGTAACCCCCCGGCCCTCATTGAACGACCGGTTTCCACCCGTCCCCGGCGGGCCTGTCGGGTGCGTCGCCGGGGGTAACCCCCCGGCCCTCATTGAACGCTATCAACGACGTGCAGGAGCTAGCCCCATTCGCAGAGGCGTCGCCGGGGGTAACCCCCCGGCCCTCATTGAACGCGCCTGCTAGCCTGCGCCCATGGCAGACACCATCCAGGCGTCGCCGGGGGTAACCCCCCGGCCCTCATTGAACGGCCGCGTGGACCAGCGACCGGCGGGCCGGCTGGCCGAGCGTCGCCGGGGGTAACCCCCCGGCCCTCATTGAACGCTCCCTCTGCGTCGATCCGACGCCATGACCCTACCGCGTCGCCGGGGGTAACCCCCCGGCCCTCATTGAACGGTCGAGGCGAATTGGCCGGTCATAGCCGCCCGGGCCCGCGTCGCCGGGGGTAACCCCCCGGCCCTCATTGAACGACTGTTAGGCGGCTCGACGGTGACGAGTACGGTGCCGGCGTCGCCGGGGGTAACCCCCCGGCCCTCATTGAACGGCCGAGGCATAGACCTCGCCGGAGAGCGGGGGGAGGCGTCGCCGGGGGTAACCCCCCGGCCCTCATTGAACGCCTCAGAGCCCGAATCTCAGCCCGGATCTCTGTCGTGCGTCGCCGGGGGTAACCCCCCGGCCCTCATTGAACGTCCAGTAGGGGTGTAGCCCGCCGGATCGCATCTGAGGCGTCGCCGGGGGTAACCCCCCGGCCCTCATTGAACGGGGATGGAGCTGGTGCTGCGCCAGTTCGCCGCCGAGGGCGTCGCCGGGGGTAACCCCCCGGCCCTCATTGAACGCAGAAGACCGAGAAGTTCTGGCAATGGACCGGCCACGCGTCGCCGGGGGTAACCCCCCGGCCCTCATTGAACGAAGTCCGGCGTCAAGTGGGAGAGGTCCGATCTGATGCGTCGCCGGGGGTAACCCCCCGGCCCTCATTGAACGGAGTGCCACCAGTTCCAGCCTGAAGACCTTTTGGAGCGTCGCCGGGGGTAACCCCCCGGCCCTCATTGAACGTTCCAGTAGTAGCGCCCATAGTCGGGAGTCACCGTGCGTCGCCGGGGGTAACCCCCCGGCCCTCATTGAACGTTCCAGTAGTAGCGCCCATAGTCGGGAGTCACCGTGCGTCGCCGGGGGTAACCCCCCGGCCCTCATTGAACGCACAGCCAGAACGCCGCATGGCCCGCCGCCACGCTGCGTCGCCGGGGGTAACCCCCCGGCCCTCATTGAACGCCTACTCGGCGCCGTCGGCCATGCTGCGGGCGTCGCCGGGGGTAACCCCCCGGCCCTCATTGAACGCTGGCCGTCGGTGTCGTCGATCCCGTGTTGTCTCGCGCGTCGCCGGGGGTAACCCCCCGGCCCTCATTGAACGTCGTCCCACGATCTGGGGCCGCCGACCTGCTCGGGGGCGTCGCCGGGGGTAACCCCCCGGCCCTCATTGAACGCCGCGCGGTCGCGGTCTACCCGCGCGGTCTACCCGCGCGTCGCCGGGGGTAACCCCCCGGCCCTCATTGAACGGAGGCACCATGGGCATCACCACCGCCGAGGCCATCGGCGTCGCCGGGGGTAACCCCCCGGCCCTCATTGAACGGCGGCCGCGGTCCACAGCCGCCGAGCATGGGAGCATGCGTCGCCGGGGGTAACCCCCCGGCCCTCATTGAACGCTGGAGCAGACCTACGAGCAGGCCAGCATCCACTCCGGCGTCGCCGGGGGTAACCCCCCGGCCCTCATTGAACGCCGATCCGGCCGCCGCTGATCCTGTCGATCTCGCGGCGGCGTCGCCGGGGGTAACCCCCCGGCCCTCATTGAACGCGGCAGGCCAACCAGCGCCTGCTGGACCGGCAGTCCGCGTCGCCGGGGGTAACCCCCCGGCCCTCATTGAACGTCCCCCGACCTCGGGCAGGCAACTGAAGCCGCCGGCAGCGTCGCCGGGGGTAACCCCCCGGCCCTCATTGAACGCTGATCCGCCGTGGCCTTCGCAAAGCGCAAAGCGCCAGCGTCGCCGGGGGTAACCCCCCGGCCCTCATTGAACGGGCGTGGCCGTGATCTCTTCGGAGTCCCAAAGGGCGAGCGACGCCGAGGCAATCATCCATATTCCGGTCTCAAAATTGCAATTTGTCGGCTAAACTATCGGGTCTAATTCGTCTACATATTGAGTAAATTGCTTACTCAATTCTTGTGAAAGAATGATATGCCTTCAATGTCGATTGGTGAGCGGATTGAATCGGTGTAAATCGTTTGAATAACTCCTGAAGATAGTGCCTTAAGTCTGCCTGAACCCAGGGATACTGTCACAGGTAGGTTGTATTCTTGTGGTTATGGAGTTCACCAGATCAGCGGGTTGTGAAACCGCAACTGCAAGCGATTGTTCCGGCGTGGGGCCGGAAGTGGTGATGCGTGTATTTCGAGCTGATGTCGGTGTAATGCTGGTCGAAGAATTGGATGATCGCATTGAAGAATTAGGGCGGGCTCGTTCTCAGATTGAGGGGTTGTTGGCTGAGGCATTGGCAGAGCGCGCTCGACAAAGCACTCGTCGGGCCGCAGCGAGCGTGCTGCGGGAGCGGGTGTTGGAGTCCGCAGGCAAGGCGAGCGGAGATGTGAAGTTGGCGGTATCTTTGGCGGAGAGTTTTCCCTCCACATTGGAAGCGCTGGCGTCAGGCGAGATCAACGCTGGCCAAGCCCGGGTAATCGAGCGCGTCGCAGGCAAGCCCGACTACCGAAGCGAAGAGGCCATTCTGGCTTGCACCAAGGAGGCTCCCGCAGACCTGCTGTCAAGGTACGCGCTTCGCCGGGAACCGGTCGAGGAACGGGGCTACTCGAAGTACCAGCAACAGCGTCAAGACCGCCGGGCGTCTATCACCCAGGAACCTGATGGCTCTTGGAAGCTATTCGCCCACCTCGACTACATGGCAGGCAAGCGAGTCAGCTTGGCTTGGGCCACAATGGCCGAGGCGTTCCGACGCGAGGAGAGCGAGAACAGCGAGAAGAGCAAGATCACCTACCTACAGCGGAATGCCGATGCCCTGGTGCAGCTGATCACCCGCGACGGCCCCCAGCGGGCCACTCCGGCGTCGCTGCTCATGATCACTGAGTACGACGCCGACACCGGCGAGCTCAGCCACCCCAGGCTCGATGATGGACAACCGGTGCCCCCCGAGCTTCTGGAGCAACTACTCGACAACTCCGACGTCTACACCGCATTTGCCGACGCCGATGGTCAGCCGCTGTGGCTGGGACGGTCCAAGCGATCAGCTTCATTGGCCCAGCGGATTGTGCTGGCAGCCCGTGACGGCGGTTGCATCGGCTGTATTTCCCCCTCGGAGCGGTGCGAGGCCCACCATATCCAGCACTGGTTAGACGACGGGCCCACCGACATCGACAACCTCGCCCAGCTCTGTCCCGACTGCCATCACCTGGTCCACGATTGCAACTGGCAGGTCTGTCGAAACCACCGGAGCCATTATCGGATCAGTGCTCCACCCGATCCGTTCCCCGACCATGGAACCTCCACCTACCACTTGGCCCAGCACAGCCCGGTTCTTCGGAACTGACCGTCGTTGCCTCATACATCAAAAGAACCCGCGAGAGGGGTAGGGGGGTTCCCCGGTTCTTGGGAACTGACCGTCGTTGCCTCATACTGGTGGTTTCTGAGCGGTTGTCCCCTGCAATGGGCGCATAACCCCCCGGCCCTCATTGAACGCGGTTGGCGTCGGCCGTCGTTGAAGGCGAGCATGGCGCATCGCCGGCGATTACCCTCCTTCCCCCGATCCCTGCTGAGGGTCCCTGTGCTGGGGGTGGGCTCCGCTGGCCGCACCTCATATTGAGTTAACTCAATATAAATGTTGATCTATAGTCCGCCAGTGGCTTGGGAAGTCAACGGCACCGATGAGTTTGCTGACTGGTTCGGCGAGCTTGCCGAATCCGAACAGGACGAGGTGATTGTTGCCGTTGAATTTCTTGCTGAGCATGGCCCAGGCTTGGACCGGCCTCTTGCCGATCGGGTCAAGGGGTCGATATACCACAATATGAAGGAGCTGAGACCGCGTGGCGTGGCCAAGAACTTCCGAATCCTGTTCCTGTTCGATCCCCGGCGTGAGGCGATCCTTCTCGTTGAGGGCGACAAGAGCGGCCAATGGGATCGGTGGTATGCCAAGGCCATTCCTATCGCCGAGCGGCTCTATGAGGAATATCTGAGCGAATTGGCTGCCGAAAATCTGATTGAAGACACCGACTAGAAAGGACCACGACATGGGATATCGCAAGTTCAGCGAGATTGTTGGGCAGATCAGCCCTGAGCGTCGTGCCCGTATCGACGCGATGAAGGTAGAAGCCAGGGCTGATGCCGTGGCGTTCAACTTGGCCGAGCTCCGCCGTCACCGCGAGATGACCCAGGTGGAGCTTGCTCAGCGCCTTGAGCGGACCCAGGCCTCGGTCTCGGCCATGGAGTCCGCAGGAGATAATTTGCTGTCCACGTATCGGTCGGTTGTTGAAGGCATGGGCGGCCATCTCGAACTCGTCGCGGTCTTCGACGACGAGCGAATTGTTATTCCGAGCTCTGTTGAAAGCGCTTCGAGATAGCCTCAGAGTTCGAGGAGAAGATGGACGCTCATCGCAACGATCTCAACTACCGGGCAAAATTCGACAAGAAGCTGCGGCGCGTCGTCGATGAAGGCTGACCGGAGCCGACCAGCGATCAGCCCGAGCGGTCGGGGCCGGCACGGAGGATGTGGAACCGCACCAGGCAGCGCTGGTCGGTGACCATGGCTTGGCGGTACTCGTCCCAGTCGGGGTGCTCGCCCCGCAGGGTGCGGTAATACTCGACCAGCGGTTCCAGAGCATCCGGCCCGGAGATGATCTCGGCCTGGCACTCGATCTGCACCCAGTCGCCTAAGAAATTGCGGGGGAACACGCACAGCCAGCTTCGGGGGTCGCGCCGCAGGTTCTTGGTCTTGTAGGCCGTCTCGCGGGTGCTCATCACCACCGTGTCGTCCACCACCGCAAGGGTGACGGGTGACATCTGGGGGGTGCCGTCTTGCCGCAGGGTGGCCAGCACCGCGTTGGTGTTCTCCCGGATGTAGTCCAAGGCCTGTGCAGGATCCATGAGGGCATCCTATGGGGCTGTTTGTCGTTTTGGCCGGGTCGGCAAAGTCAATTAGGCGATACTCGCAGGGGTTGCCACCGGCGGTAGGTGGCACAGCGCCACAGCCATTCGGCCGGGCCGAATCGGAAGCGGCTTAGCCAAGCCTGCGACCACCAGAGCTGTATGGCCCACACTCCGAGGATGAACAGGGCGATCTGGCTGCGGCTGAGATCCACATCGCCGAGCAGTTCCCGCAGCACGATGACACCCAACACGCTTTGGGCGAGATAGTTGGTGAGCGCCATGCGGCCGGTCGCTTGCACTCGCCCCCTCAGGCCGGACTCGGCCCGGCGATCCCACAGGGCGATGAGGCTGAGATAGGCGAGGCTGAGGGGGATGGTGGCCAGCGTGTTGGGGGCGGCCCCGGCCAGCGCCCAGTCCGGGGAGAACCCGCTGGCCGCCATTATGGCCAGGCCGGCCGCCGACAGAGGCAAGCCCACGCCCAGACCCC
This genomic interval from bacterium contains the following:
- a CDS encoding PPOX class F420-dependent oxidoreductase, which translates into the protein MDPAQALDYIRENTNAVLATLRQDGTPQMSPVTLAVVDDTVVMSTRETAYKTKNLRRDPRSWLCVFPRNFLGDWVQIECQAEIISGPDALEPLVEYYRTLRGEHPDWDEYRQAMVTDQRCLVRFHILRAGPDRSG
- a CDS encoding XRE family transcriptional regulator, which gives rise to MGYRKFSEIVGQISPERRARIDAMKVEARADAVAFNLAELRRHREMTQVELAQRLERTQASVSAMESAGDNLLSTYRSVVEGMGGHLELVAVFDDERIVIPSSVESASR
- a CDS encoding type II toxin-antitoxin system RelE/ParE family toxin; translated protein: MAWEVNGTDEFADWFGELAESEQDEVIVAVEFLAEHGPGLDRPLADRVKGSIYHNMKELRPRGVAKNFRILFLFDPRREAILLVEGDKSGQWDRWYAKAIPIAERLYEEYLSELAAENLIEDTD
- a CDS encoding DUF222 domain-containing protein, which translates into the protein MLVEELDDRIEELGRARSQIEGLLAEALAERARQSTRRAAASVLRERVLESAGKASGDVKLAVSLAESFPSTLEALASGEINAGQARVIERVAGKPDYRSEEAILACTKEAPADLLSRYALRREPVEERGYSKYQQQRQDRRASITQEPDGSWKLFAHLDYMAGKRVSLAWATMAEAFRREESENSEKSKITYLQRNADALVQLITRDGPQRATPASLLMITEYDADTGELSHPRLDDGQPVPPELLEQLLDNSDVYTAFADADGQPLWLGRSKRSASLAQRIVLAARDGGCIGCISPSERCEAHHIQHWLDDGPTDIDNLAQLCPDCHHLVHDCNWQVCRNHRSHYRISAPPDPFPDHGTSTYHLAQHSPVLRN